A region of Veillonellaceae bacterium DNA encodes the following proteins:
- a CDS encoding S1-like domain-containing RNA-binding protein: MVNLKENTIEELTVVRLSDMGAFLEAGTGNTSDDILLHNNQQTHPVEVGQKITVFLYHDPHHRLTASMRLPQIPLGGIGYVCVLLTTRFGAFVDVGTERGIFLPFSNMIGRVERDQYIWVKLYKDKSDRLAVTMHVEDEMRRIALPCLEYKVGDSITGTIYNLTPEGAFLISKDRHILFLHKSELRDDIKMGSEIKGRIVFIRKDGHVNISLRPQKESAIGTDAEALLKKLEENGGELFITDSSDPQEIKDMLGVSKSAFKRAVGNLLKKKLIDLGENSIRLVK, encoded by the coding sequence ATGGTAAATTTAAAAGAAAATACAATTGAAGAACTTACCGTAGTACGTCTTTCGGATATGGGCGCATTTTTAGAAGCTGGAACCGGTAATACAAGCGATGACATACTGCTGCATAACAATCAGCAGACTCACCCGGTGGAAGTAGGCCAGAAAATTACGGTATTCTTATACCATGACCCTCATCACCGTTTGACGGCAAGTATGCGTCTGCCGCAGATTCCACTGGGCGGCATAGGTTATGTCTGTGTTCTTTTGACCACCAGATTTGGTGCATTTGTCGATGTCGGTACGGAACGAGGTATATTCCTTCCGTTCTCGAACATGATTGGACGAGTGGAAAGGGACCAGTATATCTGGGTTAAATTATACAAGGACAAATCTGACCGTCTCGCTGTGACTATGCATGTAGAAGATGAAATGAGAAGAATCGCACTGCCCTGCCTTGAGTATAAGGTGGGTGACTCCATTACAGGGACCATCTATAACCTGACTCCGGAGGGTGCATTCCTTATCTCCAAAGATCGTCATATTTTATTTTTACATAAATCTGAACTCCGTGACGATATAAAAATGGGAAGCGAGATCAAAGGAAGAATCGTATTTATCAGGAAAGACGGCCATGTAAACATATCCCTGCGTCCGCAGAAGGAATCCGCGATAGGTACTGATGCCGAAGCACTCCTGAAAAAGCTCGAGGAAAATGGGGGAGAATTGTTCATTACAGATTCTTCAGATCCACAGGAAATTAAAGATATGCTGGGTGTCAGCAAATCCGCATTTAAGCGTGCAGTTGGAAATCTGTTAAAGAAGAAATTGATTGATTTAGGTGAAAATTCGATTCGATTAGTAAAATAG
- the lexA gene encoding transcriptional repressor LexA: MAAKRLGKKDRELTSREQSILDFIRQKVWEDGFPPTVREICQAVGLRSTSTVHGYLARLEELGVIKRDPASSRAIEVVNDASWRHKKMIPMPLVGAVRAGEPIVADEHLESIFPMPSELIGKDNNCFILVVRGDSMINAGIKEGDYLIVSEQDDARNGDIVVALVGNDEATVKRFYREADHIRLQPENDAYKPIISKDVIIRGKVIGLYRHM; the protein is encoded by the coding sequence GTGGCTGCTAAAAGACTCGGTAAAAAAGATAGAGAATTGACAAGTAGAGAACAGAGTATATTGGATTTTATCAGACAGAAGGTCTGGGAAGACGGATTTCCGCCTACTGTTCGTGAGATTTGTCAGGCTGTTGGATTACGCTCCACTTCAACAGTACATGGATATCTCGCCCGCCTGGAAGAACTTGGCGTTATAAAAAGGGATCCGGCCAGTTCCAGAGCTATCGAAGTTGTCAATGATGCTTCCTGGCGTCATAAGAAGATGATCCCTATGCCTTTGGTTGGAGCTGTTCGTGCAGGTGAACCAATCGTTGCTGATGAACACCTGGAATCAATTTTCCCTATGCCGTCTGAGCTCATTGGGAAAGATAATAATTGCTTTATTCTTGTCGTTCGAGGAGACAGCATGATTAATGCCGGTATCAAGGAAGGCGATTATCTGATTGTATCCGAACAGGATGATGCGAGAAACGGAGATATCGTTGTTGCTCTCGTCGGCAATGATGAGGCAACTGTCAAGCGTTTTTACCGGGAAGCAGATCATATCAGGCTTCAGCCGGAAAACGATGCTTATAAACCGATTATTTCTAAAGATGTTATCATCAGAGGCAAGGTTATCGGTTTATACAGACACATGTAA
- a CDS encoding LysM domain-containing protein, protein MHKIIFLLITTVLFCGWGVNASVASVAPLYETVTVESNDTLWSIAASRTDDTRDIREVIYDIQKLNGIKDPGQIQPGDKIKVRTSAI, encoded by the coding sequence ATGCATAAAATAATTTTCTTACTAATTACTACCGTATTATTCTGCGGCTGGGGTGTAAATGCTTCAGTTGCTTCAGTTGCACCTTTGTATGAGACCGTAACCGTTGAGTCCAATGATACTCTTTGGAGCATTGCGGCTTCCAGAACAGATGATACTAGGGATATAAGAGAAGTCATCTATGATATCCAGAAATTAAATGGAATAAAGGATCCGGGGCAGATCCAGCCAGGTGATAAAATCAAGGTAAGAACATCTGCTATATAA
- a CDS encoding site-specific integrase: MDGNNFYISDFQKSKIMQEELSAKSLNSLAGTKAKNTIDAYRSDWDDFCDWCKYHKQTSFPATAETIVNYINDLADYAKTATIRRRVSAISENYNAAITSGIKVENPCREWIVKEALTGLTRLKGGAQTGKTPIYWDQLCDMIKCIDTKNLGGLRDKAVLLLGFMGAFRRSEISGLDVTDIKRVHQGIIVTVRQSKTDQQQMGQQVGIPCISDDDFDCVKAVEQWITAANLVDGPLFRSILKNNTASKNRLSSKSINLIVKKYVAMIGLNPDLYGAHSLRHGFATYAALNGVEERLIMRQTRHRSVEMVRRYINEADLFVNNPISAIFNKK; the protein is encoded by the coding sequence ATGGATGGCAATAATTTTTATATCAGTGATTTTCAAAAATCAAAAATCATGCAGGAAGAGTTGTCTGCAAAAAGTTTGAACTCTCTGGCCGGTACAAAGGCTAAGAATACGATTGATGCATACAGGTCTGATTGGGATGATTTCTGCGATTGGTGCAAATACCATAAGCAAACGTCCTTTCCCGCAACTGCTGAAACAATTGTCAACTATATCAATGATTTAGCAGATTACGCCAAAACGGCTACCATCAGGAGAAGGGTCAGTGCCATTTCGGAAAACTATAACGCAGCTATTACTTCCGGTATAAAGGTCGAAAACCCCTGCCGGGAATGGATCGTCAAGGAGGCCTTAACCGGCCTGACCAGACTCAAGGGCGGCGCCCAGACCGGGAAAACCCCGATATATTGGGATCAGCTGTGTGATATGATCAAATGTATTGATACAAAAAATCTGGGCGGATTAAGAGATAAGGCAGTCTTATTGCTGGGATTTATGGGCGCATTCCGCAGAAGCGAAATCTCTGGTTTAGACGTAACAGATATTAAAAGGGTTCACCAGGGTATTATTGTGACAGTCAGACAATCCAAAACGGATCAGCAGCAAATGGGCCAGCAAGTCGGTATCCCATGCATCAGTGACGACGATTTTGACTGTGTTAAAGCCGTCGAGCAGTGGATTACCGCTGCGAATCTGGTCGATGGTCCCCTGTTCCGCTCTATTCTCAAGAATAATACGGCCTCTAAAAACCGGCTTAGCTCCAAGAGCATTAATTTAATCGTGAAAAAGTATGTGGCAATGATTGGACTGAATCCTGATCTATATGGAGCACACAGCCTTAGGCATGGGTTTGCCACATATGCTGCCTTGAATGGTGTTGAAGAACGATTGATTATGAGGCAGACCCGGCATCGTTCAGTTGAAATGGTTAGAAGATATATTAATGAAGCTGATTTGTTCGTCAACAACCCAATCAGTGCCATTTTCAATAAAAAATAA
- a CDS encoding amidohydrolase: MSTLIRNAAVFRNNSIVENQNIVIDGKYIKDFPDNPDPAAYDEVIEGNNMLCLPGLVNTHTHVAMTLFRSYADDMELMDWLQNKIWPAEDHLDDDIVYWGSMLAFAEMIRGGTTAFCDMYMFMDSCAKAADLAGMRGNLARGLAGIGPNGDKGLAENIELYKNWDNAGDGRFKVMLGPHAPYTCPPDYIRKVRDAGMKYNMPIHIHLSETQGEVDNCLKEYGKTPIALMNDLGLFDLPTLAAHCVHVNDADIKIMKEKDVHVAHNPTSNLKLASGIAPVTKMRAAGITVGLGTDGASSNNKLDMFAEMRLAALIHKVKDNDPLAINALEALNMATVDGAKCLGYDNLGTLEPGSLADIILVNREGFNWMPGFNSISLAVYSGNSMDVDTVMINGKVVMRHKELLTIDVERMKREVSRVTDKLFSFAG; encoded by the coding sequence ATGTCAACACTTATCAGAAATGCAGCAGTTTTTAGGAACAATTCCATTGTGGAAAACCAGAACATCGTAATTGATGGAAAGTATATCAAAGATTTTCCCGATAATCCTGATCCGGCAGCCTATGATGAAGTTATCGAAGGGAATAATATGCTTTGCCTTCCTGGCCTTGTCAATACGCATACTCATGTGGCAATGACTTTATTCAGGAGCTATGCTGATGATATGGAACTGATGGACTGGCTTCAGAATAAGATCTGGCCGGCTGAGGATCATCTTGATGATGATATTGTATACTGGGGAAGCATGCTCGCCTTCGCGGAAATGATCCGCGGGGGAACAACAGCTTTCTGCGATATGTATATGTTCATGGATTCCTGTGCAAAAGCTGCCGACCTGGCTGGAATGAGAGGGAACCTGGCCAGAGGACTGGCCGGAATCGGACCCAATGGGGACAAGGGACTGGCAGAGAACATTGAGCTCTATAAAAACTGGGATAATGCAGGAGACGGAAGATTTAAGGTTATGCTCGGACCTCATGCTCCATATACCTGTCCGCCTGATTACATCAGGAAGGTCAGGGATGCAGGCATGAAATACAACATGCCCATTCATATCCATCTGTCCGAAACACAAGGTGAAGTTGACAATTGTCTGAAGGAATATGGAAAAACTCCAATTGCTTTAATGAATGATCTGGGATTATTTGACCTTCCAACCCTGGCAGCACACTGTGTACATGTAAATGACGCTGATATCAAGATCATGAAGGAGAAAGATGTACATGTAGCACATAACCCGACAAGCAACCTCAAGCTTGCATCAGGAATCGCGCCAGTGACCAAGATGAGGGCAGCCGGTATAACGGTGGGGCTCGGAACCGATGGGGCTTCCAGCAATAACAAACTTGATATGTTTGCAGAAATGCGTCTGGCAGCACTCATTCATAAGGTGAAGGACAACGATCCATTAGCCATCAATGCGTTGGAAGCTTTGAACATGGCTACTGTTGATGGTGCTAAATGCCTGGGCTATGACAATCTTGGCACTCTTGAACCGGGAAGCCTTGCAGATATCATTCTCGTAAATCGTGAAGGCTTCAACTGGATGCCCGGATTTAACAGCATTTCGCTGGCTGTATATTCTGGAAACTCAATGGATGTCGATACCGTAATGATTAATGGCAAAGTCGTAATGCGCCATAAGGAATTGCTCACCATTGATGTTGAAAGAATGAAACGCGAAGTTTCCAGAGTTACGGATAAATTATTCTCGTTTGCAGGCTGA
- a CDS encoding adenosylhomocysteinase, whose product MNESMIRDINLAEEGKQRIAWVEKFMPVLNTLKEEFSADQSFKGKTVVMSIHLEAKTAYLALTLKAAGANVICTGSNPLSTQDPIAAALVDNGITVYAWHGCTDEEYTLFLNKALDHKPDIIIDDGGDLVHLLHTTRKDAQVNLIGGSEETTTGVHRLKILEKAGELEFPMIAVNDSYCKYLFDNRYGTGQSAWDGIIRSTNLTITGKTVVIAGYGWCGKGVSMRAKGLGAHVIVTEVDPIKAIEAVMDGFEIMPMDEAAKVGDIFLTVTGDIDVITERHFMQMKDGAICANAGHFDCEVSRADLERICTKKYEARKNIEGYVLPNGKTVFLMAEGRLVNLAAGDGHPAEIMDLSFAMQTLAVWYLLGHGRDMKPAVYTLPHELDTKVAQIKLQSMGYKIDSLSEEQKKYLGLD is encoded by the coding sequence ATGAACGAATCAATGATACGCGATATTAATTTAGCTGAGGAAGGCAAACAGCGTATTGCCTGGGTAGAGAAATTTATGCCTGTTTTAAATACACTGAAAGAAGAATTCTCCGCTGATCAATCTTTCAAGGGAAAGACTGTGGTCATGTCCATTCATCTTGAGGCTAAAACTGCTTACCTGGCACTTACCCTAAAGGCTGCTGGTGCCAATGTTATCTGTACAGGAAGCAATCCGCTCTCAACACAGGATCCTATTGCGGCTGCTTTGGTTGATAACGGAATCACCGTTTATGCATGGCATGGCTGCACGGATGAGGAATATACGCTTTTCTTAAATAAGGCACTCGATCATAAACCTGATATCATCATCGATGATGGCGGCGACCTTGTTCATCTGCTTCATACGACCCGCAAGGACGCCCAGGTCAACTTAATCGGCGGCTCTGAAGAAACCACAACCGGCGTTCATCGCTTAAAAATCCTTGAAAAGGCTGGCGAGCTGGAATTCCCAATGATTGCGGTAAATGATTCTTACTGCAAATATCTCTTCGATAACCGTTACGGGACAGGACAGTCGGCCTGGGATGGGATTATCAGAAGCACAAATCTGACAATTACCGGCAAAACCGTAGTCATTGCCGGGTACGGCTGGTGCGGCAAGGGCGTTTCCATGCGTGCAAAAGGACTCGGCGCTCATGTCATCGTAACTGAGGTCGATCCGATCAAGGCTATTGAAGCAGTCATGGATGGCTTTGAAATCATGCCTATGGATGAGGCTGCAAAAGTAGGGGATATCTTCCTGACTGTAACCGGCGATATCGATGTTATTACAGAAAGACACTTCATGCAGATGAAAGATGGCGCTATCTGTGCTAATGCTGGCCATTTCGACTGCGAAGTCAGCCGTGCTGACCTTGAGCGCATCTGTACAAAGAAATATGAAGCCAGAAAGAATATTGAAGGATATGTACTGCCAAATGGCAAGACTGTTTTCTTAATGGCAGAAGGACGCCTGGTCAATCTGGCAGCCGGCGATGGACATCCGGCTGAAATCATGGATCTGTCCTTTGCTATGCAGACATTGGCAGTCTGGTACCTTTTAGGCCATGGCAGGGATATGAAACCGGCAGTATATACACTTCCTCATGAACTTGATACCAAAGTTGCTCAAATCAAACTTCAGTCTATGGGCTATAAGATCGACAGCTTATCTGAAGAACAGAAAAAATATCTGGGACTTGACTAG
- the mtnA gene encoding S-methyl-5-thioribose-1-phosphate isomerase, with protein sequence MKQGLWSLKWDKDHLILLDQTKLPDEIVYIDCYSYKDVISAIKKLAVRGAPAIGVAAGYASVLAFRECRAYSDSALTERFYAALDELEAARPTAVNLSWAISEMKEVYSHSERLETVGAELLKKAKDIEYSDRDMCRRIGLHGADLFKGKTALNILTHCNTGALATAGDGTAFSVIKELNERGQISCVYADETRPLLQGSRLTATELMANEIPCCLITDNMAAMVMNTRHIDAIIVGADRIALNGDGANKIGTYGLAVLASYHHIPFYLAAPFSTFDTSIKSGGEIVIEERNPDEVRTYKGIQLAPKDVPVFNPAFDVTPNHLITGIITEKGVIVPPYTDNIKRFYKEEG encoded by the coding sequence ATGAAACAAGGTCTTTGGTCATTGAAATGGGATAAAGATCACCTGATTCTTCTCGACCAGACAAAATTACCCGATGAAATTGTTTATATCGACTGTTATTCGTATAAGGATGTCATCTCTGCCATCAAGAAACTGGCTGTCAGAGGAGCGCCTGCCATTGGCGTTGCGGCCGGTTACGCATCTGTCCTGGCTTTCAGGGAATGCAGGGCATATTCTGACAGTGCTTTGACGGAACGTTTTTATGCAGCGCTGGACGAACTTGAAGCAGCTCGTCCTACAGCCGTTAATCTGTCCTGGGCAATTTCTGAAATGAAAGAAGTTTATTCTCATTCAGAGCGCCTGGAAACAGTCGGGGCAGAATTGCTGAAAAAAGCGAAAGACATTGAATATTCCGACCGGGATATGTGCAGGCGTATTGGCTTACACGGAGCTGATTTATTTAAAGGCAAAACTGCCCTTAACATTCTGACACACTGCAATACGGGTGCACTTGCTACGGCGGGGGACGGCACGGCATTCAGTGTTATAAAGGAGCTTAACGAAAGAGGCCAGATTTCATGTGTATATGCCGATGAGACGCGGCCACTTTTGCAGGGATCACGTTTAACCGCAACAGAACTCATGGCAAATGAAATTCCGTGCTGTCTGATTACGGATAATATGGCTGCCATGGTTATGAATACCAGACATATTGATGCCATTATCGTCGGAGCAGACAGGATCGCTCTTAATGGAGATGGCGCCAATAAAATTGGTACCTATGGACTTGCTGTTCTTGCTTCTTATCATCACATACCATTTTATCTGGCTGCACCGTTTTCCACATTTGATACCTCTATCAAAAGCGGTGGCGAAATTGTTATTGAGGAAAGAAATCCGGATGAAGTAAGAACATACAAGGGAATCCAGCTGGCCCCCAAGGATGTTCCTGTATTCAATCCGGCATTCGATGTGACTCCCAATCATCTGATAACTGGGATTATCACTGAGAAAGGCGTTATAGTCCCGCCATATACAGACAATATTAAAAGATTTTACAAGGAAGAAGGTTAA
- the mtnP gene encoding S-methyl-5'-thioadenosine phosphorylase, which produces MNKLAFIGGTGVYNPEILTDLHSETIETPYGTAKYELGYFKDKPIVFMARHGVNHTIPPHKINFRANIYALKALGVSSIVSTTAVGSLNPDYKPGELVLVDQFIDQTKSRIGTFYDGELHGVAHIDMTHPYCPHLRAAILDAAHREGIIIHPEGTYICTEGPRFETPAEIKAYRMWGADVVGMTNVPECQLAREAEMCYATISMVTNFAAGISKQSLTHREVVECMNQNIESFVKIITILSQEFDPDTDCDCRHAAKDFGGFQL; this is translated from the coding sequence ATGAATAAATTAGCATTTATTGGTGGTACAGGTGTTTATAATCCTGAAATATTAACTGATCTACATAGCGAAACGATTGAAACTCCATATGGGACAGCGAAATATGAATTAGGATATTTCAAGGATAAGCCGATTGTCTTTATGGCAAGACATGGCGTGAATCATACAATCCCGCCGCATAAAATCAACTTCAGGGCCAACATTTATGCTTTAAAAGCGCTGGGAGTATCTTCCATCGTATCGACAACAGCAGTTGGATCTCTGAATCCCGACTACAAGCCCGGAGAATTGGTACTGGTTGATCAATTCATCGATCAGACGAAATCAAGAATCGGTACTTTCTATGACGGCGAACTGCATGGAGTTGCTCATATTGATATGACACATCCATATTGCCCGCATCTTCGCGCTGCCATCCTGGATGCTGCACACCGTGAAGGAATCATCATTCATCCAGAAGGAACCTATATCTGTACAGAAGGCCCCAGATTTGAAACTCCTGCTGAAATCAAAGCATATCGGATGTGGGGAGCTGATGTTGTCGGCATGACAAATGTGCCGGAGTGCCAGCTCGCCAGAGAAGCTGAAATGTGCTACGCTACCATTTCCATGGTAACAAATTTCGCTGCAGGCATTTCGAAACAATCTTTGACACATCGCGAAGTTGTTGAATGCATGAATCAGAATATTGAGAGTTTTGTTAAGATCATTACGATCCTTTCTCAGGAATTTGATCCTGATACCGACTGCGACTGCAGACATGCCGCCAAAGACTTTGGAGGATTTCAGTTATGA
- a CDS encoding Hsp33 family molecular chaperone HslO, with the protein MITKNSIQHLLNHEGLRITVADVTDAAKEAGDIHNLSLFSEIIIGKILAATAALATDFKNHEGISLKWVTHSPLGIIRADAYEGHYVRGFIENPEAGAFDKYDPAEEKRLVCENAQLFITRYSLLKQPYISTVNASCNSISECFTSYLNESDQTDSYLDIQFQLGEDGKLDRVACFLAQMTPQANKELYDDLFILNSTGWKIFGDKEDASSLSCLIEKEGFLPIGESVIKFQCTCNLDHIRNSLLLLPESERNELLEDEVTEVCCHYCGKKYHIPRSTLVKWFNDEGEGIQ; encoded by the coding sequence TTGATCACTAAAAATTCTATCCAACACTTACTTAATCATGAAGGACTCCGAATCACTGTTGCAGATGTTACCGATGCAGCAAAAGAAGCTGGGGATATACACAATCTTTCATTATTTTCTGAAATAATCATTGGCAAAATTCTCGCTGCAACTGCTGCACTGGCAACTGATTTCAAAAATCACGAAGGAATCTCTCTGAAGTGGGTTACGCATTCACCATTGGGAATTATCCGGGCTGATGCTTATGAAGGTCATTATGTAAGAGGATTTATAGAAAATCCCGAAGCAGGGGCTTTCGATAAATATGATCCTGCTGAAGAGAAAAGGCTTGTTTGTGAAAATGCGCAGCTGTTCATCACAAGGTATTCCCTGTTGAAACAGCCATATATCAGCACAGTAAACGCATCATGCAATAGTATCTCTGAATGTTTTACTTCTTATCTGAACGAATCAGATCAAACGGATTCGTATCTGGATATCCAATTTCAGTTAGGAGAAGACGGAAAGCTTGACAGAGTTGCCTGCTTCCTGGCACAGATGACTCCTCAGGCAAATAAGGAATTATATGATGATTTGTTTATCCTGAACAGCACGGGATGGAAAATCTTTGGAGATAAAGAGGATGCATCGTCTTTAAGCTGCCTGATAGAAAAGGAAGGCTTCCTTCCCATTGGCGAATCGGTCATTAAATTCCAGTGTACCTGCAATTTGGATCATATAAGAAATTCGCTGCTTCTGCTTCCTGAATCGGAAAGAAATGAATTGCTGGAAGACGAAGTTACAGAAGTTTGCTGCCATTATTGTGGTAAGAAATATCATATACCAAGGTCAACTTTAGTTAAATGGTTTAACGATGAAGGGGAGGGTATTCAATGA
- the rpe gene encoding ribulose-phosphate 3-epimerase, whose product MEIAPSVLAANFVRLEDEIRDVEQNGADLLHLDVMDGHFVPNISFGPPVVKSIRSVTNLPLDVHLMTYNPQDYLDILESISVQYISFHVEAVSHLDRMIQNIKGRNIKAGIALNPGTPIGAIEEVLPLLDYVLIMSVNPGLGGQKFITYTLDKVRRLKDFIINKELSTLIEIDGGVNKDNARLLKNAGADILVAGSSVFNQPDRKDAIESLKV is encoded by the coding sequence ATGGAAATAGCACCGTCAGTATTAGCTGCCAATTTTGTCAGACTCGAAGATGAAATCCGCGATGTGGAGCAAAACGGAGCAGACCTTCTTCATCTGGATGTTATGGATGGCCATTTTGTACCAAATATTTCATTTGGCCCGCCAGTGGTTAAGTCTATCCGTTCAGTAACCAATTTGCCGCTTGATGTACATCTCATGACCTATAATCCTCAGGATTATCTGGATATATTGGAATCTATCTCTGTCCAGTACATCTCCTTCCATGTAGAAGCAGTCTCTCATTTGGACAGAATGATACAGAACATCAAAGGAAGGAATATCAAAGCAGGTATCGCGCTGAATCCGGGTACGCCGATAGGAGCTATAGAAGAAGTCCTTCCACTATTGGATTATGTGCTTATCATGTCCGTGAATCCGGGTCTTGGCGGTCAGAAATTCATTACTTATACCCTTGATAAAGTAAGACGTTTGAAGGATTTCATCATAAACAAGGAGCTTTCCACTTTAATAGAGATTGATGGCGGCGTTAATAAGGACAATGCCAGATTACTGAAAAATGCCGGAGCAGATATACTTGTTGCTGGTTCATCGGTATTTAATCAGCCAGACAGAAAAGATGCCATTGAGTCTTTGAAGGTGTAA
- the rsgA gene encoding ribosome small subunit-dependent GTPase A has protein sequence MNGIVLKNQNGYFNVLLDNNETASCRSRGKLKKKTDILVGDYVDCEMDDSGQMLIKDVHPRLTVLHRPPIANVDQLILVSAIKSPDLDQYLLDKMIVLSEYAGINPAIIINKYDLDPSHALSVRDYYVNAGYDCICTSLETKYGLGNVQMLLKGKIIAFSGPSGVGKSSLLNYILGSSHFISGEVSSHSGRGKTTTRHAELVKYSDHSLLMDTPGYTLLNLNHLMPEETAYLFKDFRPYLGKCRFNDCIHNKEPDCAVRDAVQNGDIQMERYNDYIKLLSELNSEKNRR, from the coding sequence ATGAATGGCATTGTACTTAAGAACCAAAATGGCTACTTTAATGTCTTACTGGATAATAATGAGACGGCATCTTGCCGGTCCAGAGGAAAGTTAAAAAAGAAAACCGATATACTGGTTGGAGATTATGTTGACTGCGAGATGGATGATTCAGGGCAGATGCTGATTAAGGATGTACATCCCCGGTTGACGGTTCTTCATCGTCCGCCTATAGCCAATGTTGACCAGCTTATCCTGGTTTCTGCGATCAAAAGTCCTGATCTGGATCAATATCTATTGGACAAGATGATCGTCCTATCGGAATATGCTGGGATAAATCCGGCAATCATTATTAATAAATATGATCTGGATCCATCTCATGCGCTTTCTGTCCGGGATTACTATGTAAATGCCGGATATGACTGTATTTGTACCTCTTTAGAAACAAAATACGGACTTGGAAATGTTCAGATGCTTTTAAAGGGGAAAATCATTGCTTTTTCCGGTCCTTCAGGTGTCGGGAAATCCAGTCTTCTGAATTATATTCTGGGATCCTCTCATTTTATCTCCGGGGAAGTCAGCAGTCATTCAGGACGGGGAAAAACAACAACCCGTCATGCGGAACTCGTCAAATACTCCGATCACAGTCTTCTTATGGATACCCCCGGATACACGCTGCTTAATCTTAATCACTTGATGCCGGAAGAGACAGCCTATCTTTTTAAGGACTTCAGGCCTTATTTGGGCAAATGCAGATTCAATGACTGCATACATAACAAGGAGCCAGACTGTGCCGTCCGGGATGCCGTGCAAAACGGAGATATCCAGATGGAACGATATAATGATTACATCAAACTTCTTAGTGAATTGAATTCAGAAAAGAACAGGAGATAG